Proteins from a genomic interval of Xylocopa sonorina isolate GNS202 chromosome 6, iyXylSono1_principal, whole genome shotgun sequence:
- the LOC143424528 gene encoding uncharacterized protein LOC143424528, which yields MQAAEMMRGTRAVYDLVLLISLSIAYVHSFPIQVLPSIPGYIPVYIRYGDQPLEEVNPALAEAFHEAPSLSKTPYLDNISNSPDTDLEDDEDSEYFNAYSMLARAIRNRLTTTDEEKQPIEESTETKASGSVANAKKERRREKHRRKMRPNPVVKVNPLTDEEKEALEKLQIDVAEDIKSINNMQESSLKLSEVPSDKLPHKGNEDTTDPVIKVDEIIIDESDQPSTKNENPPASSSTNEKVPIKEQPMPNVLSNVHKVSPSPEILMKLEEERKAKESLEEKSK from the exons ATGCAGGCAGCTGAGATGATGCGTGGTACCAGGGCCGTCTACGATCTTGTGTTACTAATATCTCTCTCGATCGCTTATGTCC ATTCGTTTCCGATCCAAGTATTGCCTAGCATCCCGGGATACATTCCGGTTTACATAAGGTATGGTGATCAACCACTGGAGGAAGTGAATCCTGCGCTAGCTGAGGCGTTTCACGAAGCTCCAAGCTTATCTAAG ACTCCTTACCTCGATAATATTTCTAATTCCCCGGACACTGATCTTGAGGACGACGAAGATAGTGAGTACTTCAATGCTTATTCCATGCTCGCAAGAGCGATCAGGAATCGCCTTACTACTACAGATGAGGAAAAACAACCAATAGAAGAGAGTACAGAGACAAAGGCATCGGGGTCGGTCGCAAACGCCAAAAAGGAAAGACGTCGAGAGAAACACAGAAGGAAAATGCGTCCAAACCCTGTGGTTAAA GTAAATCCACTGACTGACGAAGAGAAAGAAGCTCTCGAGAAATTGCAGATCGACGTCGCAGAAGACATAAAAAGTATAAACAACATGCAAGAGTCGAGCTTGAAGCTCTCCGAAGTACCATCAGATAAATTACCCCACAAGGGCAACGAAGACACTACTGACCCAGTAATAAAGGTGGATGAGATTATCATCGATGAATCGGATCAACCCAGTACAAAGAATGAAAACCCTCCAGCATCCTCGTCGACGAACGAGAAAGTGCCAATAAAGGAACAACCTATGCCCAACGTTTTGTCGAACGTTCACAAAGTATCTCCTTCGCCGGAAATATTGATGAAACTAGAGGAGGAACGAAAAGCGAAAGAATCGCTAGAAGAGAAATCAAAATGA
- the LOC143424325 gene encoding uncharacterized protein LOC143424325, with protein sequence MSRKLALVVILLSIVLFGDGKAIRNRNFPFNTINTGSRTEDERINENYTSRGTRSGKVIDHYSCAGNCNENDPTVPNGSKQLCPYENKELCLIFSLSKIAKVQVASLSKPLTDHASKLNVFHEASNDAGDSNVDVETNTGMEEDRFDFGKRNDGKHFQNPSEKEMKSPSVHCRAIRDVYIPEVKQNLPAYACKFGNNTFVLSSERFLEDRRSYLDIRIDEDTVKNIKYTPKISRSNKFNAIPALLILNVSNNDYRIEMRKDVLNDGKANQTEGYR encoded by the coding sequence ATGTCTCGAAAGCTGGCACTCGTCGTGATATTATTGAGTATCGTTTTATTCGGCGATGGCAAGGCGATCAGGAATCGAAATTTTCCGTTTAACACTATAAATACTGGTTCGAGGACCGAAGACGAACGTATAAACGAAAATTACACGTCCAGAGGAACGAGAAGTGGGAAAGTGATCGATCATTACAGTTGCGCTGGAAATTGTAACGAGAATGATCCCACAGTGCCGAACGGAAGCAAACAGTTGTGCCCCTATGAAAACAAGGAGTTATGTTTGATTTTCTCGCTGTCAAAAATCGCGAAGGTACAAGTGGCCAGTTTGAGTAAACCATTGACGGATCACGCGTCGAAGTTGAACGTTTTCCACGAGGCCTCGAATGACGCTGGAGACTCGAACGTGGACGTGGAAACGAACACGGGAATGGAAGAGGACCGTTTCGATTTTGGTAAACGGAACGACGGCAAACATTTCCAGAATCCTTCGGAGAAAGAGATGAAATCACCGAGTGTTCACTGTCGAGCGATTCGAGATGTTTACATACCAGAAGTGAAACAGAACTTACCAGCTTACGCATGTAAATTTGGGAACAACACGTTCGTCTTATCGAGCGAGAGGTTCCTCGAGGACCGACGATCGTATCTGGACATTCGAATCGACGAAGACACGGTTAAAAATATCAAGTACACCCCGAAAATATCTAGGAGCAACAAGTTCAACGCGATACCTGCTCTGCTCATTTTGAACGTGTCTAATAACGATTACAGGATAGAAATGCGCAAGGATGTTCTTAACGATGGGAAAGCTAATCAAACGGAAGGATATCGATAG